A genome region from Nitrospira sp. includes the following:
- the secD gene encoding protein translocase subunit SecD, translating into MKKVGGRLLALVTMVVASIIFFLPSYQPLYKELPRWVREVLPDKGITLGLDLQGGIHLVLEVEEDRAVEIAVERSAAGLQDLLVEKKIPAESVKRTGPSQVTIGFQNAELKAQVQKLLDDFPTYVEMEAAGSANTVVWELREAEIKRIKDSAINQALETIRNRIDQFGVAEPLIQRQGLKQVVVQLPGIKDAKLAKDLIKQTALLEFKMLDDDNQLKLDLPGRVQKGKEREDAFLKQIEGKVPEGDQILFERIVEKDSGQEWLAPYLVKKRVMLAGDVLSDARVSIGQFNEPYVSVTFDAKGAREFDRITGENVKKRMAIVLDNTIYSAPVIQERISGGRAQITGTFSMEEANNLSIVLRAGALPAPLKIIQDLTVGPSLGRDSIEKGVKATLFAGLLVIVFMAIYYRLSGVIANFALLLNLICLIGALAGLNATLTLPGIAGIILTIGMGVDSNVLIFERIREELRQGKAVRVAIDAGYDKALLTIVDSHVTTLITGFALFLFGTGPIKGFAVTLCLGIAINLFTALVGTKVVFDLFNQRRKIEQLSI; encoded by the coding sequence ATGAAAAAAGTCGGCGGACGGTTGTTAGCTCTGGTGACGATGGTCGTCGCCTCGATCATCTTTTTCTTGCCCTCGTATCAACCCCTGTATAAGGAATTGCCGCGGTGGGTGCGCGAGGTCCTGCCGGACAAGGGAATCACCTTGGGGTTGGATTTGCAGGGCGGTATCCACCTGGTGTTGGAGGTGGAGGAAGATCGGGCGGTAGAGATTGCGGTGGAGCGGTCGGCGGCAGGACTTCAAGATCTGTTGGTGGAAAAGAAGATTCCCGCGGAATCGGTCAAGCGGACCGGCCCGTCGCAGGTCACGATCGGGTTTCAGAATGCCGAATTAAAGGCACAGGTCCAGAAGCTGTTGGATGACTTCCCGACCTATGTCGAGATGGAAGCAGCCGGGTCCGCGAACACGGTCGTTTGGGAGTTGCGGGAAGCGGAGATCAAGCGCATCAAGGATTCCGCCATCAATCAGGCGTTGGAGACGATTCGGAATCGCATCGACCAGTTCGGTGTCGCCGAGCCGCTGATTCAACGACAGGGGCTCAAGCAGGTGGTGGTGCAGTTACCGGGCATCAAGGATGCCAAGCTCGCCAAGGACCTCATCAAGCAGACCGCGCTGCTCGAATTCAAAATGTTGGACGATGATAATCAGCTCAAGCTGGATCTCCCCGGCCGTGTGCAAAAGGGGAAGGAGCGGGAAGACGCGTTCTTGAAGCAGATCGAAGGGAAGGTGCCGGAAGGCGACCAAATTCTGTTCGAGCGGATCGTCGAAAAGGATAGCGGACAGGAATGGCTTGCGCCGTATCTGGTCAAAAAGCGGGTCATGCTCGCCGGCGACGTACTGAGCGATGCCCGCGTGTCCATTGGGCAATTTAATGAGCCCTACGTGTCCGTCACGTTCGATGCGAAAGGCGCGCGTGAATTTGACCGGATCACGGGTGAAAACGTCAAGAAGCGCATGGCGATCGTCCTCGACAATACGATCTATTCGGCGCCGGTCATTCAGGAGCGCATCAGTGGCGGGCGAGCCCAGATCACCGGGACGTTCTCGATGGAGGAAGCCAACAACCTCTCGATCGTGTTGCGTGCCGGCGCGTTGCCTGCGCCTCTCAAGATCATTCAGGATCTGACCGTCGGTCCGTCACTCGGGCGGGATTCGATTGAAAAAGGCGTGAAGGCCACCCTCTTTGCGGGGCTGCTGGTCATCGTGTTCATGGCGATCTATTACCGCTTGTCCGGTGTGATTGCCAACTTCGCACTGCTCCTGAACCTCATTTGCCTGATCGGGGCGCTCGCGGGGTTGAACGCCACGCTGACGTTGCCAGGCATTGCCGGTATCATTCTGACGATCGGTATGGGCGTGGACTCGAACGTCTTGATTTTCGAGCGCATCCGCGAAGAGTTGCGGCAGGGGAAGGCGGTTCGCGTGGCGATTGATGCGGGATACGACAAGGCCTTGCTGACGATTGTGGACTCGCACGTCACGACGCTGATCACGGGGTTCGCCCTGTTTCTGTTCGGGACCGGGCCGATCAAAGGGTTTGCCGTGACGTTGTGTCTCGGTATCGCGATCAATCTGTTTACGGCACTGGTCGGGACCAAAGTGGTGTTCGACCTGTTCAATCAACGCAGAAAAATTGAGCAGCTTAGTATCTAG
- the yajC gene encoding preprotein translocase subunit YajC, translating into MWDSVAWAQGTSGSTGASGGLLSLVPFVLIFVIFYFMLILPQQKRQKQLKTMMETLKKGDKVITASGIWGTITNLGKDTVTLQIADTTKIKIQKEHIARLRGDEED; encoded by the coding sequence ATGTGGGATTCGGTAGCATGGGCACAGGGAACATCGGGGAGCACCGGCGCAAGTGGGGGGCTCCTCTCGCTGGTCCCGTTCGTCCTGATTTTCGTCATTTTCTATTTCATGCTGATTCTGCCGCAGCAAAAACGCCAGAAGCAGTTGAAGACGATGATGGAAACCTTAAAGAAGGGCGATAAGGTGATTACGGCCTCCGGAATCTGGGGCACCATCACCAATTTAGGGAAAGACACGGTGACGCTCCAGATCGCGGACACGACTAAAATCAAAATCCAGAAAGAGCATATTGCTCGGCTGCGCGGTGACGAAGAAGATTGA
- the secF gene encoding protein translocase subunit SecF, translating to MFEILGKTNIDFMGKRSITFVISGLLALLGLIAVLQIARGAANLGIDFAGGTAVQLKFDQAIRIDEARRALETNGLGSAELQEFTQDNKLLIRVKASTTIEEKVAERVVAVFSKEFPANKFVVDSSMEIGPTIGKKLQEDAMIAVLISFVGIVIYIAIRFELRFGVAAALATFHDVLAVLGVFYLLDKEITLLVITALLTLAGYSLTDTVVVFDRIRENLRTRRREDEETIINQAINQVLSRTIVTSLTVVIVLIPLVLAGAEVLHDFSLALLGGVMFGTYSSVFVASPLLLLWPGSAGSLMKRR from the coding sequence ATGTTCGAGATTTTGGGGAAGACGAATATTGATTTCATGGGGAAGCGGTCCATCACATTTGTGATTTCCGGCCTCCTGGCCTTGCTTGGGCTCATCGCAGTGTTGCAAATCGCGCGTGGCGCGGCGAATCTAGGAATCGATTTTGCCGGTGGAACGGCGGTGCAGTTGAAGTTCGATCAGGCGATCCGGATCGACGAGGCGCGGCGTGCGCTGGAAACCAACGGTTTGGGGTCCGCGGAGCTGCAAGAATTTACGCAAGATAACAAGTTGCTCATTCGCGTGAAGGCGTCGACGACGATTGAGGAGAAAGTCGCCGAACGGGTCGTGGCGGTGTTCAGCAAGGAATTTCCCGCCAACAAGTTTGTGGTGGATTCGAGCATGGAAATCGGCCCGACGATCGGGAAGAAGCTCCAGGAAGATGCCATGATCGCGGTCCTGATTTCGTTCGTCGGGATCGTCATCTACATTGCGATCCGCTTCGAATTGCGATTCGGTGTGGCGGCCGCCTTGGCGACGTTTCACGATGTGCTGGCTGTCCTGGGTGTCTTTTATCTCCTCGATAAAGAGATTACGTTGCTGGTTATCACGGCCTTGTTGACCTTGGCAGGATATTCGTTGACGGACACGGTGGTCGTCTTCGATCGTATCCGTGAGAATTTACGGACGCGCCGGCGTGAGGATGAAGAAACGATCATCAACCAGGCCATCAATCAGGTCTTGAGCCGCACCATCGTCACCAGTTTAACCGTGGTCATCGTGCTGATTCCGTTGGTGCTCGCGGGCGCCGAGGTGCTGCACGATTTCTCCCTGGCGTTACTCGGGGGCGTGATGTTCGGCACCTATTCATCGGTCTTCGTGGCGAGCCCGTTGTTGCTGCTGTGGCCCGGCAGTGCCGGGAGTCTCATGAAGCGTCGCTAG